GAAAATTTTGCGGCGCGGCTTTATTACGCTTTTCAATATTATTGAGCTACCGTTTTATTATCTTTTTGGACTTCTTCCGCGCAGCAAGAATCTTTGGATTTTCTGCTCCTGGTTCGGGCAGCGGTATTCCGACAACTCGCGTATGTTTTTTGAATATGTGAACAAAAATCATCCTGAAATAAAAACTGTCTGGCTTTCAAAGAACAAGGATGTTGTGAAAAAACTCCGTGCGGAAGGCAGAAACGCTTTTTCATCTTATTCTGCTGCAGGGCTTTTCTGTTCTTTGCGCGCGTCAAAAATATTTTCAACTACAGGTGGCGAGATGAGCCTCTTTTTCTGTAGAAACGCCGAGTATTACGCTTTGTGGCACGGTATGCCGCTCAAGAAAATCCTGAATGACGACACGAACTCCGGCGGAGAATCTGCGAACTCTGAATTTAGAAGAAAAACTGCGCATATCTTGAGAAAAATTTTTCCGTGGAAAATCTTTCTGGAGCAGAAAAAACTCTTTACAGTTGCAAATTCTGAATTCTTTGTGCCGTTCCTGAAAACCGCGTTCAGTCTGCCGGACGAAAAAATCTTGCGCACAGGCTCGCCTCGCTGCGATGCTCTTTTTGCGCATAGAAAAAAACCATTGCTCGAAAAAATCTGCGAGCAGTTTCCCGGAAACAGGATAATTCTTTATATGCCCACGTTCAGGACGGCGGAATGGACTGGCGAGGTTTTCAATCCTTTTGATGAGAAATACAGCTTTAATCTTGACGATTTTTTGGCGGCGCTGGAGCGTCAGAAAAGTGTGCTTGTGTATAAGCCACACTTTTCTGACTTACGCTTTATGCAAACCGTAAGTCAGAAAAGCTCAGCCTCGCGGCTCATCACGGTAAATGATTCTGACTACGACGAGCTTTACAACTTTGTCGGCCAGGTTGACATGCTGATGACCGATTACTCAAGCATTTACTTTGACTTTATCGCGACAAAAAAGCCAGTGGTTCTTCTTCCTTTTGATTACGACTTTTACATCAAATACGCGCGCGGTCATTACTTCAATTACTTTGAGAACTTGGAAGGAGCAAAGGCAAAAAACTGGCAGGAATTCTACAGAATCCTTGAAGAGGAAAAATATTCGCCGGTAAGCGAGGAAACGCGGAAAAAGTTCGCGGAATACTTAGACGGAAAGGGATGTGAAAGGCTGTGGAATTGCATGGAAAAATAAATGGAACTGATTTTTTATTTGTTTTCTTTATTTATGTTATTAATTATCTGGACTCTTTTTAAGGATTATCTTCATCCAGCTTTTATTACAGTTGCTGTATGGTTTGTCATTATATTTTCATATAACTATTTGATAAGAAAAACTGGTATATGGATTTCTTTGTCTGACGGTTTTTATCTTGTAATAATTACATATATTTTATCATTTTGTATTTTTTCTGGATTTTTTTCATCAAGAGAATTTTGCATAAGCGCAGTTGAAAAAGTTTCTTTTGGACTTATGCATAAGTTTTTTTTGTATGCATCTATATTATTTTTATTTATTTCAAATGTTTACTATATAAATCTAATTAGGGATGTTGGGTTCAGTTTATTGAGAGAAGAAACCGAGTTTGGATCTTCTCTTCCAATCTATGTAAAACTTTCTTCATATTTTATGCAGCCTGGAATTATAGTTTTTTTTCTTGGAACTACAAATCCTGTAAATCAAAAGAAATACAGAATTTCACTTTTTGTTCTTGCTGTTATGATTTTAATTTCTTTTTTTACATCAATGAACAAAGGCGGATTTTTTCAGCTTGCTGTTTGCATATTCTATTTCTTAAAAGTAAGCAACAAGCTAAACAAAAAAACTTTTCTTGCTTTGCTGCTAGTATTTTTAGGATTCGTTATTACTTTGCAGTTTCTTAGGTCAGGGAATGAAACATCTAAGTCAAATTTTTTTACAAGATTTTTATATGTTTATTTTTTATCTCCTGCACCGGCTTTTGATGCTGTTGTAACAGGCGGCAAAAATTTACATTCAGAATATTTTGGCTGTTGGACTCTTTCATTTTTTTACAGATTCTTTAATAAACTTGGTGTTTGCAATGTTCTTCCTAGCACACTTCTAAAAAGTGAAAAATGGATTGGAGTTCCGTATGCAACAAATGTCTATACAATGCCTGGATATTTTTATATCGATTTTGGGATTATAGGAATCATTAT
The sequence above is drawn from the uncultured Treponema sp. genome and encodes:
- a CDS encoding CDP-glycerol glycerophosphotransferase family protein; its protein translation is MNKKNLPLPLKILRRGFITLFNIIELPFYYLFGLLPRSKNLWIFCSWFGQRYSDNSRMFFEYVNKNHPEIKTVWLSKNKDVVKKLRAEGRNAFSSYSAAGLFCSLRASKIFSTTGGEMSLFFCRNAEYYALWHGMPLKKILNDDTNSGGESANSEFRRKTAHILRKIFPWKIFLEQKKLFTVANSEFFVPFLKTAFSLPDEKILRTGSPRCDALFAHRKKPLLEKICEQFPGNRIILYMPTFRTAEWTGEVFNPFDEKYSFNLDDFLAALERQKSVLVYKPHFSDLRFMQTVSQKSSASRLITVNDSDYDELYNFVGQVDMLMTDYSSIYFDFIATKKPVVLLPFDYDFYIKYARGHYFNYFENLEGAKAKNWQEFYRILEEEKYSPVSEETRKKFAEYLDGKGCERLWNCMEK
- a CDS encoding O-antigen polymerase — protein: MLLIIWTLFKDYLHPAFITVAVWFVIIFSYNYLIRKTGIWISLSDGFYLVIITYILSFCIFSGFFSSREFCISAVEKVSFGLMHKFFLYASILFLFISNVYYINLIRDVGFSLLREETEFGSSLPIYVKLSSYFMQPGIIVFFLGTTNPVNQKKYRISLFVLAVMILISFFTSMNKGGFFQLAVCIFYFLKVSNKLNKKTFLALLLVFLGFVITLQFLRSGNETSKSNFFTRFLYVYFLSPAPAFDAVVTGGKNLHSEYFGCWTLSFFYRFFNKLGVCNVLPSTLLKSEKWIGVPYATNVYTMPGYFYIDFGIIGIIICALLYGSIFGKLYSGIKYKNSIDKKIFYALYLYCLVFQFFGDWFLGFFSVTLQTLFWLFVLTKKFKSYALRYRYD